The genomic DNA GTTGGGACAAAAGGCCAAATAGCTCTGATATATATAAAGTCAAAAGGCAAAAAATTCTGGGATGAACTTTCAAAAGGAAAGACTGCTAAACAGGCTGTAGACGCTATCCAACCTCACTGGTGGGAGTTCAGATGCCCAGAATTTGGACTTGATGGAGATAGCTCATGGAAATTATAAGCGAACAGGAGGAAGACCTATGAATACAGAAAAGAATAAGCTTGCTCTTATTTCTTTTTTTCTTATATTAGCAATAGCAGTATACATAATCATCACTCCATCTCCTGAAGATAGATACCCATACGAGTCTTTGAGGCCCATAAAGGCCCTCCCCAATATTAGAACGCTAGAGGTGATAGATGAAAAGAGCTACACTCTGAATGCCATTGTGTTCAACAGGAATAATGAAACGGTTAACTGGACTCTATACATAGACCTTCCGCACCAAATTTGGGAGAACGCGGAAGTTCTGTTCATCAATAATGGCTTCATTCTCATGGAAACATTTTCGATCGTCCCAAACGCAACATTCTTCGAAATTAATTGGAGCAATGACATCGTAACTCTGGAGAGAGGTGCGCTAAAATTTAAGCTCAATCTTCCTCCAAAAAGCTATACTATAATTCCAGTGGTCGTTGTATTTAAGAAGTGGCCAAGCTATCCGCTCGGCAAGCTGATAGAGGGAGAGATCATAACATTGGGTAACTCAACGTACAAGGTAGCCTATACCTGCAAAGGCAACTGCACAGTGGAAATCTGGATCCCCAAGAAGGTCGGATACAGCGAGAAGTACGGAATAGAAGTAGATAAATACAAGGAAAAGGTTAGAGGACTCTTTAAAAGCCTGAAAAGTGAGTATGGATTGCTAATCGTTGGTAAAAATGTTGAAGAGGCCTTGAGAAGATTTGAAGGATACGAGGATGTTGAATCTCCAGAAGGCTATTGCTTAATACAAAAGGCGGAAGGGGAAGAAATATACTCAAAAGACTGGATGAGCTACATGGGGGCCCCAGGGTACTATACAAGTGGCGAATACTACGTGAAAGTCTTCAAAAAGAGTAATGGCTCCATAACGTTCACGACAACTGGAACATGTGAGCCAAAAGTTATCATTAAGGCAACCATAATTAAAAACACGCCATTGGTAAAGGTCAATATACCAGATCCCATATACCCAACTAAAAGCGTCGTAGTAATAACGCAGAGCATCATAACTGGAGCAAAAACATAGAGAAGGAGGGCTAAGGCTTCCTAACCACGAAAAGTGCATGATCCTTCTCGTAGGGCTCAAGGTTCAGCCTCTCAATGACTTCAAAGTACTCGCCCAATTCCCTCTCAACTTCCCTGAACACTTGCTCTGGCTCCTTGGTAACGTCTATGCTCCTGCTCTTAACCGCTATCATTCCATAGCCGCCCCTCTTGAGGTAGGCCTCAGCATTGTCTATGAGTATCTTTGCCTGCGTTGGCTGAGCAACGTCCTCGAATATTACATCGACCTTTGTAACCAAGGCCCTGTACTCTTCAGGCTTAGTAGCATCCCCCAGTATTGGCACTATGTTTTTCCTCTCCTCAACTATAGGAACAAGCTCCCTGAGAACCCTTGGGGAGAACTCAATTCCGTAGATTTTCCCTTCCCAGCCTATTATATCACTCACGTGAGATGCTGTGGTTCCGCTCGCTATTCCAAGGTAAAGCACGGTCTTCCCGGGCTTTATTGGGAAGTTCTTGAGGCCATTCATTATCGCAGCTCCAAGCTTTGAGCGGTGAGGGTTCCATATCCTGTACTCTTCCCCCTCCCACTTGATTACCCTCTCACCGTAGACCCTCTGTCCTGGGACTAGGTTCTTGGTCGCTATCTTCTCGCTACCATCGTCGTCAATGACAATGTAAACGCCGGGGAACTTGTGCTTCTTAACCTCAACCATTTAAATCACCTCTTCCTAGGCTTCTCCTTCTTCTTTTTCTTCTTCTTTTTCTTATCCTTCCACCTCTTACCCTTCCTTTCCTCCCTCTTCCTCTTTGGCGGCTTCGGATACTTCTCCTTGATCTCCCTTATCCTGGCCTCAAGCTCCTTTTTGAGTTCCTCAGCTATGTAC from Pyrococcus kukulkanii includes the following:
- a CDS encoding fibrillarin-like rRNA/tRNA 2'-O-methyltransferase, with protein sequence MVEVKKHKFPGVYIVIDDDGSEKIATKNLVPGQRVYGERVIKWEGEEYRIWNPHRSKLGAAIMNGLKNFPIKPGKTVLYLGIASGTTASHVSDIIGWEGKIYGIEFSPRVLRELVPIVEERKNIVPILGDATKPEEYRALVTKVDVIFEDVAQPTQAKILIDNAEAYLKRGGYGMIAVKSRSIDVTKEPEQVFREVERELGEYFEVIERLNLEPYEKDHALFVVRKP